The sequence CCGGCTTTGGGCGCGGCAGCCTGCTGCTGGCCTTGAACGTCCTCGACGCGCGCGGGCGGGAGGTGCTTCTCCCCAATTTCATTTGCCGGCAGGTGGTCGAAGCCGTCGAGCGCGCCGGAGCGCAACCCGTCTTCTATCCCATCGGACGCGATCTTTCCCCGCAGTTGCCGGAATTGTCCGCAAGACTCTCGGGTAGGGAAGCGGCGGTGATTCTCCCGCATCTATACGGCTGTGCTCTGTCAAAAACAAAAGAAATCATGCGCCTCGCACGGGCGCGTCAGGTCCCGGTCATCGAAGATTGCGCTCAGGCCTGGGGGGCGCGACTCGATGGCCAGCCGGTGGGGACGCTGGGCGATCTGGCCGCTTTTTCTCTGACCAAGAGCGACTGGAATTTCGGCGGGGGATTGCTGGCCATTGCCGATGCGCAGCAAGTCCATCGAGCCAGGGAATTAGCGCTGGCCTTATGCGACGATCCACGCGGCGCGGCCCGGTACGGAATCTTGCGACTGGCGGACTACGTGGCCAATCGGCCGCGGTGGTGCCGGCTGAGCGCGCTGGCCGGTTCGCGGCTCGAGCGCATGATGCGCTGGGCAAGCGCTCGTGGCCGCGACGTTCAGGCGCACACTCAAAACTTCTACGATCTCGGAAGGTTTGACTCCAAGATGAGCGCGATGGCCTCACGGCGCGGCCTGAAGCTGCTCAAGCGGCTTGAGCGCGATCTGTGCCGCCGGCGCGAAAAGGCGTCACAGATCGTCGCTCAACTCGCGTCCTGTCCCGGAAGGCCACGCCTCGTCCGCCCGGAGACTTTTGAGGAGAGCAACTGGGCCTATCTGCTTTTCGATATCTCGGAAACGGGGAAAGGGCTTGAGGATTGGATCCGGGCAGCCGAGCGCCGCGGTATCACCCTCCGCCCGACCTGGCCTTTTTTTCAGGAGCCGCTCGAGCCCCAGAAGAGCGAGGACCTCGACTGGCTGGCGGAAAACCTGCTCGTGCTGGAAATCCATCCGGGTCTAACGCCCGGCGAGGTGCAAAGAATCGGCGAGTTTCTTCGACAGATGTAAATCTGAGATTGGCGCAACGCCCAAAAGTCGCCCAAT comes from Candidatus Acidiferrales bacterium and encodes:
- a CDS encoding DegT/DnrJ/EryC1/StrS family aminotransferase codes for the protein MLHATENLEAAFARWSRSSKLERDWLPAAGVIGTGFGRGSLLLALNVLDARGREVLLPNFICRQVVEAVERAGAQPVFYPIGRDLSPQLPELSARLSGREAAVILPHLYGCALSKTKEIMRLARARQVPVIEDCAQAWGARLDGQPVGTLGDLAAFSLTKSDWNFGGGLLAIADAQQVHRARELALALCDDPRGAARYGILRLADYVANRPRWCRLSALAGSRLERMMRWASARGRDVQAHTQNFYDLGRFDSKMSAMASRRGLKLLKRLERDLCRRREKASQIVAQLASCPGRPRLVRPETFEESNWAYLLFDISETGKGLEDWIRAAERRGITLRPTWPFFQEPLEPQKSEDLDWLAENLLVLEIHPGLTPGEVQRIGEFLRQM